The DNA sequence AATTTCGGGATAAACCATAGTATAGGTAAATTTTTCTTTGATTGTCAATTTATCAAAATCTTTTTCCGATAAGTACCTATCATTATATTCATTTGATTCAATACCATTGATAGATGATAATTTTGAAATCAACTTTTCAATTTTTGATAAATTATAAGATGGTATTGAATTTTTTAAACGTTCTTCTTGATTTATACTTTTTATATTAGTTGAATCAATCGAAATGTTATTTTCAGTTTCTTGAGCAATATAAATATTAAAAATCAATAGAATAATAAGTAAAAATTTTTCTCTCATAAGCGCATATAATATTAGTTTATTTCATAATAGTAATCAATATTACATTAAAAAGCAATATAAACCGTTCGAAACATTTTATATAAAAACTCGCTTTTAATAGTAATGTTTTAGAGTAAATCTTATGGATACAGATTTATTCTCTCAAATACTTTGCAATATAAACAATAATTTATCATAAATAGCAATTTATTTTCATAAAATAGAATAATATTTGTCCTATAATTAGCATTTTGAAATGAAAGATTAAGAACATAGAAATATTCAATTTATATTTTTTATATAAAAAAAATCATTTATAAAAATTTATAATATACAATTATGATTTTTACAGCTATAATTATTTTTTATATTTTAAAAACTAAATATTTGATATAAGACATACAACTATATCAAATAAAATAAGTAAATAATATAAAAAGGAGAATGATATCAATAATATTAGATTTCATTCTCCTTTTTAGTATGTTAAGTGAATATATTTATGATTCAATTATTAATTCTTCAATAAAATACAATGTTCAATATATTATTTAAATTTTATATATAATTGCTTGAACGGAGTACTTGAAAAATAAGAATTATTTTAAATTAGATTTAATTATATTTTGCGATCTTTCAGGACCTACAGAAACTAAATATATTTTAACTCCAAGAAAATTTTCAATAAATTCTAAATATTTTTTAGCTAAAATAGGTAATTCTTCATAAGAGGTAACTTTTGAAATATCTTCTTTCCAACCGTCTAAATCTTGGTAAATAACTTCATAGTTTGCTAATTCTTCAATAGTAGACGGGAAAATATCTGTTATAGTACCTTCAGGCGTTTTATAGGCGGTTCCCACTTTAATTTTATCAAAATCACTTAATACATCCAATTTGGTTATTACTAAATGTGTAATCCCATTAATCATGCATGAATAGCGTAAGGCTACTAAGTCTAACCAACCACAACGACGCGGACGACCGGTTGATGCCCCATATTCATTACCAATTTTACGTATAAGTTCTCCTGTTTCGTTTTCCAATTCAGTGGGAAAAGCCCCGTTACCAACCCGTGTACAATATGCTTTGGATACTCCTATTAAATTTTTTAAACTGGTTGGTGGAACCCCAGCTCCTACGGTTGTGCCTCCGGTAGTGGGAGACGATGAAGTTACATAAGGATAGGTTCCGAAATCTATATCTAACATAAGTGCCTGAGCACCTTCAAACAGAACATTTTTATCTTCTTTTATCGCATGATTTATTTCGTATTCTGAATCTATAATGCGATTTTTAAGTTTTTCTCCAAATTCAAGATATTTTGTGTAAATATCATCAAATTTTAATGGTTCTTTGTTAAACAGCTTTTCAAATAAAACATTTTTGACGTTAAGATTTTCCTTTATTTTAGTTTTTAAAACTTCAGGATTTAATAAATCAATGGCTCTGATTCCTGTTCTTGAAATTTTATCTTCATAACAAGGTCCTATCCCTCTTTTGGTTGTTCCAATTTGAGAACTTCCTGCAAATTCTTCTCTATAGGTATCAAGTAAAATATGATACGGCATAATGATATGAGCCCTGCTGCTGATAAAAACATGATCGGTATTTAAACCTCTTTTTTCAATTTGTTCTATTTCATTGAAAAAAGCTTCAGGATTTACTACCACCCCATTTCCTATGATACATTTTCCTTTACATTGAAGAACTCCGGAAGGCAAAAGATGTAATACAAATTTATCTTCTCCTACGTATACTGTATGTCCTGCATTATTTCCTCCTTGATAGCGTACTACATAATCTGATTTTTCCGCTAAAACGTCTGTAATTTTTCCTTTTCCTTCGTCGCCCCATTGTAAGCCGACAACAACATATGTTGACATATATAGTTTAATTTATAATAGTTTTATTATTTTATAGAAATTACTTAAAAAAAGCAACTCTTTTTGCAAAATTAATTGATTATTATTAATAGCTGCTATTTTACTTAAAAAGTAATTGACATTTTATTACCATATATTAAAATATGAGCTTATTAAAATTAATTTATTTAAGCATCTTACGGATCATTATTTATTTAATGATGGTATATCTGCAAAAAATCACTTCTTCTTAACAAGCTCATAAAAGAAATTTTATTTTACCGGAATGTTTTTAAGAATTTCCAGTAAGAAATCCCAAAATTTTTGAACCGATGATATACTAACTCTTTCTTTAGGAGAGTGGGCTCCTTTAATAGTTGGCCCGAATGAAATCATATCCATTGATGGATATTTTTCACCAATAATTCCACATTCCAACCCTGCATGACAAGCCTGAACAGAAGGTTTCTCCCCGTATTTTTTTTCATAAATACTTTCCGCCAGTTTTAATATTTCTGAAGAGGGATTGGGCTTCCATCCGGGATATGAACCGGTTAATTCAACTTTCATTCCTCCTAACTGTAATGCAGCTTCAAGTGACGTTGCCACCCACATTTTAGAACTTTCAACTGATGATCGCGTTAAACATTGTATTTCAGCCTTTCCTTTTTCCAATTTTACTCTTGCAATATTATTTGAGGCTTCTACTAATCCTTCGATATCCGGACTCATTCGAAATACTCCGTTAGAAGCAGCTTGTAGACTTGAGATAAATTTTTTACTGTCTTCAACGCTTAATCCTTTTTCTACATGGTCTATCTGAGAAAGATGAATAGTCAGATTACTATCTATACTACTAAATTCTGATTTGATCTCTGAATATAGATGATTAAATTGTTCTTGTAATTTGCTTTCAAATTCAGAGGATATTGAAAATATTGCAGAAGCTTCTCTGGGTATAGCATTTCTCAAGCCTCCTCCATCAACAGAAATCAATTGAATATTAAATTTTAAAAAATCATATAAAAAACGGTTTAATAACTTATTAGAATTACCTAAACCTTTATGAATTTCCATTCCGGAATGACCTCCATGTAAACCGGACAAATTAATTCGGTAAGTTTTAGAATTTTTATTGATTTCTTTTTCTTCATAATTTGCTTTCGCTGTAACATCAATTCCTCCCGCACAACCTATGTCAATTTCATCATCTTCTTCTGTATCCAAATTAAGCAAAATATCTCCTGATAATATATCTTTACTTAATTCGAATGCTCCGGTTAAACCGGTTTCTTCGTCAATGGTAAATAAAGCTTCTATAGCCGGATGCTTAATATCTTTTGAAGATAA is a window from the Apibacter sp. B3706 genome containing:
- a CDS encoding adenylosuccinate synthase translates to MSTYVVVGLQWGDEGKGKITDVLAEKSDYVVRYQGGNNAGHTVYVGEDKFVLHLLPSGVLQCKGKCIIGNGVVVNPEAFFNEIEQIEKRGLNTDHVFISSRAHIIMPYHILLDTYREEFAGSSQIGTTKRGIGPCYEDKISRTGIRAIDLLNPEVLKTKIKENLNVKNVLFEKLFNKEPLKFDDIYTKYLEFGEKLKNRIIDSEYEINHAIKEDKNVLFEGAQALMLDIDFGTYPYVTSSSPTTGGTTVGAGVPPTSLKNLIGVSKAYCTRVGNGAFPTELENETGELIRKIGNEYGASTGRPRRCGWLDLVALRYSCMINGITHLVITKLDVLSDFDKIKVGTAYKTPEGTITDIFPSTIEELANYEVIYQDLDGWKEDISKVTSYEELPILAKKYLEFIENFLGVKIYLVSVGPERSQNIIKSNLK
- a CDS encoding aminoacyl-histidine dipeptidase → MNNNTIKKLKPESIWNHFADLNSVPRPSKKEEKVIKFIKDFGASLHLETIEDICGNVVIKKPATPGYENRKKVVLQSHLDMVCQKNNDVDFDFETQGIQMTYEGDWVHALGTTLGADNGIGVAAIMSVLSSKDIKHPAIEALFTIDEETGLTGAFELSKDILSGDILLNLDTEEDDEIDIGCAGGIDVTAKANYEEKEINKNSKTYRINLSGLHGGHSGMEIHKGLGNSNKLLNRFLYDFLKFNIQLISVDGGGLRNAIPREASAIFSISSEFESKLQEQFNHLYSEIKSEFSSIDSNLTIHLSQIDHVEKGLSVEDSKKFISSLQAASNGVFRMSPDIEGLVEASNNIARVKLEKGKAEIQCLTRSSVESSKMWVATSLEAALQLGGMKVELTGSYPGWKPNPSSEILKLAESIYEKKYGEKPSVQACHAGLECGIIGEKYPSMDMISFGPTIKGAHSPKERVSISSVQKFWDFLLEILKNIPVK